The proteins below are encoded in one region of Antennarius striatus isolate MH-2024 chromosome 7, ASM4005453v1, whole genome shotgun sequence:
- the ptgs2b gene encoding prostaglandin G/H synthase 2: MNKSSSAVFLLALGFLVCEAGNPCCSEPCENRGVCTALGTHNYECDCTRTGYHGQNCTTPEFLTWIKISLKPSPNTVHYILTHFKGFWNIINNISFLRDAIMRYVLTSRSHMIDSPPTFNADYGYKNWEAYSNLSYYTRVLPPVAEDCPTPMGVVGKKELPDIKLLAEKLLLRRQFIPDPQGTSLMFAFFAQHFTHQFFKSDMKRGPAFTRAKNHGVDLSHIYGDNLDRQHRLRLLEDGKLKYQIVDGEIYPPTVKEVGVDMHYPPHVPDSHRFAVGHEAFGLVPGLMMYATIWLREHNRVCDVLKEVHPDWDDERLFQTARLILIGETIKIVIEDYVQHLSGYNFKLKFDPELLFNQRFQYQNRISSEFNTLYHWHPLMPDTFHIEEKEYNYKQFVFNTSVVTEHGINNLVDSFSKQIAGRVAGGRNVPGPILHVAMKSIKDSRKMRYRSLNAYRKRFSMKPYTSFEDMTGETEMAAVLEEMYGHVDAVELYAGLLVEKPRPNSIFGETMVEMGAPFSLKGLMGNPICSPEYWKPSTFGGSVGFDIVNTASLQRLVCHNVRGSCPVASFYVPDVKDTGSIIINSSSAHSQSSDINPTVILKERTTEL; this comes from the exons ATGAATAAATCTTCATCAGCGGTTTTCCTTTTGGCGCTGGGTTTTCTTGTCTGCGAAGCTG GTAACCCATGTTGCTCAGAACCATGTGAGAACAGGGGCGTTTGCACAGCGCTTGGAACACACAATTATGAATGTGACTGCACACGTACAGGGTATCATGGGCAGAACTGCACAACAC CCGAGTTcctcacctggatcaaaatctCACTGAAGCCATCGCCTAACACTGTGCACTACATTCTCACCCACTTCAAGGGTTTCTGGAACATTATCAacaacatctcatttttaaGGGATGCCATCATGAGATATGTGCTGACAT CTCGATCTCACATGATTGATAGTCCTCCTACCTTCAATGCCGATTATGGTTACAAAAACTGGGAGGCCTATTCCAATCTTTCATACTATACACGTGTCCTTCCCCCCGTGGCAGAGGATTGCCCAACCCCTATGGGAGTTGTTG GTAAAAAAGAGCTGCCTGACATTAAACTACTGGCTGAAAAACTTCTGTTGAGAAGACAGTTTATTCCGGACCCACAGGGTACCAGCCTCATGTTTGCGTTCTTCGCACAGCATTTTACCCACCAGTTCTTCAAATCTGATATGAAGAGAGGGCCTGCTTTTACCAGAGCTAAAAACCACGGG GTGGATCTCAGCCATATTTATGGGGATAACCTGGACAGGCAACACAGGCTCCGACTCTTGGAGGATGGCAAGCTTAAATATCAG ATTGTGGATGGAGAGATCTACCCCCCAACAGTAAAGGAAGTGGGTGTTGACATGCATTACCCACCTCATGTTCCTGACTCTCACCGCTTCGCCGTGGGCCACGAGGCCTTTGGCCTCGTCCCTGGTCTGATGATGTACGCCACCATCTGGCTCCGGGAACACAACCGGGTGTGCGACGTGTTGAAGGAGGTGCATCCTGACTGGGACGATGAAAGGCTCTTCCAAACGGCACGGCTAATTCTGATTG GTGAGACCATCAAGATTGTGATTGAGGACTACGTCCAGCACCTGAGCGGTTACAACTTCAAGCTGAAGTTTGACCCAGAGCTACTGTTCAACCAGCGCTTCCAGTACCAGAACCGTATTTCATCCGAGTTCAACACCCTGTACCACTGGCACCCACTGATGCCTGATACTTTCCACATCGAGGAGAAAGAGTACAACTATAAACAGTTTGTCTTCAACACATCTGTCGTGACTGAACACGGCATCAACAACCTGGTCGACTCCTTCTCCAAACAGATTGCTGGACGG gtTGCCGGTGGAAGAAATGTGCCAGGACCCATCCTGCATGTGGCCATGAAGTCCATTAAAGACAGCAGAAAAATGCGCTACAGATCTCTGAATGCCTACCGGAAACGATTTTCCATGAAGCCCTACACCTCGTTTGAAGACATGACAG GAGAGACGGAAATGGCCGCAGTGCTTGAGGAGATGTACGGACACGTCGATGCTGTGGAGCTCTACGCGGGCCTGCTGGTGGAGAAGCCCAGGCCTAACTCCATCTTTGGGGAGACCATGGTGGAAATGGGTGCCCCGTTCTCCCTCAAAGGTTTAATGGGAAACCCCATCTGCTCCCCGGAATACTGGAAACCCAGCACATTTGGTGGCAGTGTGGGCTTCGACATCGTCAACACCGCTTCCCTGCAGAGGCTCGTCTGCCATAACGTTCGAGGGTCATGTCCTGTGGCGTCCTTTTACGTGCCCGACGTTAAAGACACGGGGTCCATAATAATCAACTCAAGCTCAGCTCACTCACAGAGCAGTGACATCAACCCCACAGTCATTCTAAAAGAAAGGACTACTGAGCTCTAA